The Scleropages formosus chromosome 15, fSclFor1.1, whole genome shotgun sequence genomic sequence GATGTCCTATTTTACAGGTCCCTGATGTGTCAAGCCTTGTACGCTCCACCTCTGGGCTAAGTTTAGAATAAGCATCATaggcattttatattttttttttttttttaaaaaaaaaaaaaaaaacatgttccaTTAATAGGCACTCAGCAGTGTAGCTTATGAAAATAGTTTTCTGTAGAAGTTGTAGAGGTCAAGTGACTCCTCGTTTGCTGGCTGAGAATCCATCTTTAAAGGGAGGATGTGAAATTGCCAGTTAAGTCCGACTTGCTTCGTAGGCGTCTTGAATATCTGCCATCTCTTCGGCACTTTGAAATGATGGTCGTCTTAGAGACTTGtcttccttttttgcttttgaataATGTTGTGAAGTCTGTGGGATTATCTCCTGTAAAGGACATTGTACATAAAGACTACCCTGTAAGGGTTTCAGCTGCccaaattctttattttttggtgTACAGTCCATTCAGTCTTTCTATATTGAACCAGTGCTTACACCGTAGTTGTGGTAAAATGTGTAAGTGTGATGGTTTTCACTGATCGTTGATATATGTATGATTGCTTTATACCATCCAGTCTTTTATTGTTTCCTTGAGTGAATTTAaacaatatatgtatataaatttcCCTCAGTTGCTTCTCTTATGGTCTAAGTTATAATTTTtatgaatatacagtacaataagaTGTTTGTCTTAACGTTGTCGCTGTCGCACAGTTGTGGGcttcaaatgtaatttattagTTGTGAAGTACTTATTAGCTGCGAAAATTTGTCAGTCATAAGAGCACGGCTAAATATATCTGTGTAAACACACATTACTGTACTTGATTGTCAAAGGTAAGAAtgtttctcaattttttttgtaaataaatttttacctTCCTTTAGGAAAGCAAATCCATTGATCTGTGGATTGGCTCAGCGCTTTTAgtagaataaataatttcagtaactgcAAACATCCATCTTTGTGGAGAAACTGATGTGACCAGAAACCTATGGCAATGTTGCTGTTTTTTACTTTAGGGTTAGGAGTCTGGCAGAATATTTTCCTTGATGTTgtcctttgttttaatttaatctcAGTACATaagaatatgtattttttaggAAAGTAGGATGCTTTTAAATCCAAAACGAGAGGGTGAAGTTAAAAGGAACAAGATCTGTTATGACAAGATTTTCATGTTCAAAAGCTATGCAACCTTGACTGACTAACATTGGCACAAAAGTATGCTACCGTTTATATCGTTTGTGGTTTATTGAAGTgcactttttgtacttttttgaaATGCATAATTTTCACTGACATAGCTTAATAAACTAAATCAGTTACTATTTTCCGAAAAATTCTTGTCTAATCTTTTGGGATGGATATAcagatgaaagcagaaaaagatgcagatcgagtttttttttttttcttttatttttttgttcataaataCCTATTACAACcagcaaaagacaaaaagtacAAAGCAAGTATTTAGAACAAATTTAGTTGTATCTGCAAATATTCTGCAATGTACTGCTTAAATATTGTGTAAAACACTAGAAAGACATCTACAAAGCAACAAAAACGTTGCCTCTACTTCTAGAAATATGAGAAATGAGAACTACAGTTCAGACGAAGCCTTTTTTTAGACAGGCCATTGTGGATGAGAGAGATGAAGTGGTCCTTTTTTAGGTTGACACCTCTTACGTTTTAACAAACCTGTAGTTAAGTTGCATGTCTGTGCATTTCAGGTTTCAAGAAAGTTCTAGTGAGGTACAATAATGTAGCGCTTATTTTTCATCAagtattaaattgtttttcaatGCAAAAGTTGAGAAGGGTGTATATTAATATTAGTTTTGAACAATTATCCTTTTGGCTATTTGTTTAAAGTCACTCTGCAttgttacacaaaaaaattcttGAATTCAAAGGCATCAAAGACTCCACATGACCTCATCTGATCTGCTGACTGAAGGTTTACCGTTGTCTTAACAGTGTTCTCTCTAGCAGCGCAGACATGTAACAGCTTCTGTATTTGTTATTCCTGGGGTTAAACACTtctgtttaaaatattcatgtgAATAGCCCTTCTGGTTTTATGACGGACCCCACAGGACACTAATCCCCGAAATGGAACGAACAACATCTACGTTTTTACGTGCGGATCAATGGAAATTTCTCACCGGATACACTTTTAAAGAGCTGTGAGAAAAGAAACTTTCAGTTCTGTATATTGGAATAATATACCATTATATAATAGTAAGAATAATTCTGTTTTTAAGTGGGTTTTCTCAGGAACACTTATGTAGCACAGAATGATCTGTGTAATGAATGTGTCTCACATTGCAGAGATGGAGATGCACGTTTAATTTCGCCGGACTTCTACTGCAGTATTCTACCAGAACACAAGCACTGTTGCAACAATTTGCTACATGAAGTCCCAGGAGTTGAAAATTAtactctggctgtagtatcctctATCTATACTATAAATACCGTATCCTGTATCCCGATTGAGGGGTGGTCACTAGCGTGTGGACATGTGTGAAACACTTTTACTCGCTGTGACTAAAACTGATGCGTGTAAAACCCAAGGTAGCAGATTCCTTTACGATGACCTGGGTGACCAACACCATTGTTGACGTAACTCCGTGGTGATGTCCTTCCACCCTTTCTTCGTAGCTTTGAAATCCGCTCAAGCTCTGCGCACGTGGCTGGCGAACGCCGTCTCGCAGGCAAGGGTGGTGTGCACCATTTTAGTACTGGCCAGCTCCTTGAGGATGAATGTGATGGGTACCGGACTGAGTTGCAGTGTTCTCAAACGATGGCGCGTGAACACGATCGAATCCAACCAGGTATGTGGCGGAACAAACACGAAGAGCGCACGGCTTCCCGCTTTAGCATGATTTGAGGCATCGGATAGAAATGCGACGATGGCGTTTCTGCGTGACAGCTGACGACCGCTAACTGCAGGAATTGCGGCAAAAGAACTCCAGAGAAAAGACGCTACCTAATTtgtggggcagtaggtggcatagtagtttgAGCTGCCACCTGTGGACTTGGAGGTCATAGGGTTGAACCCTACCTCCTGCTATaaatacccttgaccaaggtacttaaattgctccagtaagttacccagctgtatcataCGGTAAATCATTCTTAAGTAGCTTGACTTacaacaagtaaatgtaaatgtggactaactgggggagaggtggcgtaTCACCTGGGTCTACTCATGCTCGTGGGCGGCATCCCCATGTGAAGCCTCCACTGTCTGGACAGGCAAGAAGAAACCCAACGCCCAACGGCTCCCAAACACATCGCTCAGGTTGGCCCGCCAGGAGCTGTCGGACTCTGCCAGCCGGCCGCTACGCATCTGGCACCACGTCTGGCCCCGGGCCACCAGGAGCACTTGCTGGCAGCAGAAGCCGGCGCAGGTAAGCCCAATGCCCAGCCAAACATACAGCATCAGCACCAAGAAGAACTGGAGACCAGAGATGGCACCTGCGGTAGAGACCCAAAATGGCAGTAAGAGCTACATTCCAAAGCCATATCATATCATTCAATGCTGCCCTTCATCAAAGTGAGGTGAACATCAGTGCAAAGCTGCCATGAGAAACGAACCGATACACAGCAGAACCTGCACGACTAAATCAGTTCCGGAAGAGTCCAGTTCATGCGGACCCGAAGGGAGGATCATGTATAGTCTTTGTAAGGTAATAACTATAGTGATTATTAAAGGTAAGGAGAACTCTTTCATATTCAAATTAACAAGTGCCAATTGGTAAACCACTCAGATGTTTGGTTGGCAACTGACTGGAGAGGTTCAGTCCAGTCTGTATCTCTTCACAGCTGTAAGGTTGTAGAGGAATACCATGGTTCATACCATGAACCTAATTTGAGTACCTTGAAAGTAAAGGGTAGATGGTAAGTGCCACTGAGCCAAATTGGACTCACGGCATCTGGGAAGGTATGACATACGTTTTCCATCGCTGCCTTTGGCACGTATCTTTGGGTTGTGAATATCCGCGCACCCCCACCGTGAGCTGGATTCCACCCTACGGCCAGACGCGCGGCTCATGCGACAAGAGGCACCGGCGATACTCACCTAGAAAAAAGTATCCTGTGGACAGGGGGAGGAGGGTGAGAAAGGTCAAAGGGCTCTCGAATGAGATGGAGTACTCCACCGTGAGGTAGGCCACTCCAAGAACCAAGGAATACAAACAGGTGCAGGAGGTGTAGATGCAGAACATGATGAAGTAGCGCATGTTCCTGTTGCCAATGCAGTTCCCGGTGAAGAAGCAGTGATGGTCCCTCCTCAGGATCACCTTCTTGCACAGCTTGCAGAAGTGTCGGCCGTTGAGCAGGTAGTGGGCGTCCACTCGGTCCGGGCAGTCCGGGGAACACACAGGAACGATCTTCTCGTTTGGGCTCTCGGCCGGGTGACGGATGGTCATGGTGTAGTTCCCCAATGCGTTGAGCATCAGGTACAGGAAGATGATGCTGTGGAGCACAGTGGTGCTACTGAACCCCCTGCCATGTGAGGGGAAAATGGTGGGTAGGAACAGGTAGAAGTGGAGGGCGAAGGTGATGGCAGTGGCCGAGTAGAAGTAGGCTGGAGCGATGGCGTTCAAGAGCCTCAGTTTCAGCATCCTGATATGCATGTCTGTGGcaaaaggaaggaaataataggctacttaacattttcttaattatttttaatacatttatctgacacttttctccaaagctgtttacagtgttaaggtacttacaattatctacccatgtgtatagctgggtaattttactggggcaatttacggtaagtaccttgctcaagggtgttacagctagaggtggggctcgaacctgcgatctttgggtccaaaggcagcagctctaaccactacatgtGACAAGCTGAACAAATCCCTTCTCAAATGAATAAGTATATAATTgaactaaaataaatacaacaaaaacaaaatatatgaaTGTTACCCATTCACAATATAATGAATTAATAGACCGGTCTGAGGCCAGTGGAAACAACGAAGTTTCAATTTAAACCTGTCCTGATCTCCAGTAATACTAATTAGTACCACTATCAATGTTAATTTGTACTTCTCATGCTGCTCAGGATGTGGATGCGTGAAATCTCTCTGCAAAGGAatttaaagtatatttaaaataaaaaaaaaaaaccaaacaaaaaacaccGGGCACCTTAAGATTGGTAATTAAACTGTTAATAGATATATAGGCTAATGCAGGCATTCAGTTACCTGACGACCTATTTCCGCgttaatttcagttaaaaatagCCTCTTTAATGTCTTCAGTGACTAAATGCAGATGCTGAGACATCTGCCTTCAAAGGGGCAAATGGGAATATGCGCGCTCTttacttctctctctctatattgtgtgtgtgtatatatatatatatatatgaaaagtaACTGATTATAAATATCCGTTCATCTTTTTATCTTCGACCCATTCATCTATCAACCcaggggagcgcggtggtgcagcgggtttggctgggtctggggttcgagtactaCTTGGGCTgttttgcgatggactggcgtcccgtcctgggtgtgtcccctccccctccagccttgtgccctgctgccgggttaggctcgggctcgccgcgaccccacacgggataagcggtttcagccagtgtgtgtgtgtgtgtgtgtgtgtgggatttaTTAACCGGACGAAAATCACGATTTACTACAATCATACCCGTATCTGTAGAAATGTACTCCGAAAGCACTGTCGCAACACACGGGATCCCTGCCTGCGTGGGAACAATGACATAGACGGAGATCAAAGTTGAACAAGTTGACACAACAAGTCAGTGCCTTCATTTGCCAGAGCGCGCGGCACCCTGTCGGTGGTCCCCCGGCAGCCCACCGCACTGTACATTCATTTCTTCTGCATCGCACTGCAGTACATTCACCGAGcgacacatacagtacagtccGATGCTTTACCATAGTACTAAGAAGACAGAACAGCTAAGTCGCGAAACAACAGCGTGGATCATGTGACACTGTCGTGTCGTGGCTGTGTGTACTGACAGCGATGGTGACCGCACTGAGCGCAGGAGACCCCCCAGTGTGAGTCACTCCGTCCTAGATCGCGGTGTCGCACGATGCGCTCGCGAAGCGGGTGTCCGCCTCTTACCTGCTGCCGGTGCGCCGGGTTCCACGGAGCTGTTCCTTCAGGACCAGACGCGCCGTGCGCTCGCTCGGCTTGCGCAGGGATGGATCATTAACCCTttggaaggggaggagatgcGAGCGGCTTCCCGCGACAGCCGCGGCCTCCTGGCGGATCGTGTAGCGCCCCCCGCTGGCGCGGACGTGGTCTTGCGTGAAACATTGTGGGAGCACGGTCGCGGGTCCATCGTATCCGCCGCGTTTTtctcgagagagagagagagagaaggggacgaaatgtgtttcagaacaaGGGATTCATAAATTCTAAGCACGCAGATGTTTCGCTGAGCCGCAGTTACGGCAGGCTGCCTCGCTCCTATACGGAAAAGTCGCGCGTCGGAGACGCTGTTCTGAGCGAGCCTCGCCAAAGGGTGTCAGCATTCCTTTCTTAATCACGCACGCCGGGCTCGCGCCCTcctctttacacacacagttcGTGTTTGGTGTTTGCAAGCGCAGCGTTCGTCTTAATTGAAACGAGCGCTGAGTCGAATTTTAAAGTAACAGCGCCCGCCCTAGTAGGGAAATCCTCGTGATATCGGATCGGAACGGTGTGCGATTGCGTCTTTGTAACAataaaggggtgtgtgtgtgtgtgtgagagagagtgagtgagtgtgtgtgtgtgtgtgtgtgtgagagagagtgagtgagtgagtgagtgtgtgtgtgtgtgtgtgtgtgagaaagagagagagcgaggatAGGATCGTGAACTTGACGACGCTCCCTAAGTTCGGTGTTGGGTGGTGAGTTTGCAGACGCTCCCCGCCAGGTGGgagttcctccaggacctcgGCGCTGATGCAAAGAAGCAGGAGCATCCGCGCCGGACCAcaggaccggaccggaccggagcGGAGCGCTCAGCGAACTGCCGCGCAGGTAGGGctcctcttctttcttcccTCCGCACTCCACGAGCACAGCCCACGCGCCCTCGAGAAGAAAAGAAGCCTGGCGCTCGCCGCGGGCGAACTTCTCGTCCTCGTCACCTTCGGCTTCGCCCGAGCGGGTACGCGAAAGGAGCGGCAGTGCGTCGGTTGGGCGCGCGCGCTGCAGCGCGAGCCGCGAGGCGGCAGACGAGACGGCGGACGCGCGCCGCGGCCGCGACTCCGCGTCCCCGGCGGCGGCGTGGAAAACGCGGCGTTCCCCGTCGCCGGATTCCCTCAGACGGAATTGTTGCCGTTGTTATTATtgcaaatattattattattattgctgctctTCGAGAGCAACTCGGTCTGTTGCAGACGGACGGAGCGACTCCGCCCATGGGGGTCGCGCGCAGAGGCTCCGAACGGCGCGCTCTTCTTCGTTCACCGTCGGCGTCGCATCTTCTTTCTCCCTCCTTCAAACTTACTACTAAATTACAAATACTTTCGCCTTCTTTTCCAGCGCACGTTGAAATGGTACAAATTATATCAGCATAAATATGGCTAATCCGATGGAGTAGATGCAGaacaatatataataaaataagtcCGCCGACTCGACTGTCTCCACGTATCGACAAGCCGTTTGTTACTTCGCAGGATAAATTTCCCAGTGGACAATATTTCACATACAAACACATCCAATTCTCATAATATAAACACAgtatttcgttttttttttaaaaaattattgttaGGCAAAAATTCAGCTCCTGGAAAGtatctttattattaaatgCTTAGTTGGAAAATAAGCCTATAAATAAaaccagaaaatgttttaaatgcttcTTACGtagaaacaaggtaaaaaaaaaaaaaaaagtagcgaAAGGCCAGTCAATGTGTAttgcaaaaacagtttttatacaaagtaaaaaaatatatatatatttcacttATTAAACACCACATATGAAAATGATACCTTCTTGCAATATGAGACTACAAATCTTGTTCTGTCAACAGAAACAGGTTTTGTTTAGACATAGCTAGGTAGTTTGTTGAGTTTGATATTTATGAATATGTACAGTATCCCAGGCCGAGCATTGGTTTCAGAATGCAGCCTTGACAAGTAAAAACGGAGATGTATTTCTTCTGCATCTTGAGGGGATTCCAAGCTTTCGAGCAAATTAACTCTGGAGCTTTTGAAATATGTCTTCTCGAAGCAACGCGTTCAACTTTTCCTGTTCAAATGTTATGTATTTGTTGgctcatacatttttttttttaattatcttacTTTGTATGCCTGCCATCAAAATTAATATTCCCATTTGACAAACATCATTTAGAATAGGTGGTTTATGTATATTACACATTTAAGGGAGCGAGTggtcacttttattttgtttgtcaaAAAATATAGTAGTTTTTTATGATGTTCACAGTTCTCCTTGTAGGAGTTGAAGCCCGTTTTTTGTTTGACAACATGCTTTTAGCATAATATTTCCTACCTTCCAGTTTGGATTAAGAAGCCCGGCACCATCGGTCTTCTCTACCATGTCCTTCCTTACATCCCATGGCCCCTACCGAAGTGttctgcagtgcattgtgggaaaagcAAGACTCTCGTGAGGACTTCTCACATAAATGTCAAGGAAATGCGAGTACCAAGGACAAGTCATCGAAAGACAGTTTAGTTTCATTGCTCATGCTCTCATTGCTGTGATTGTCAGAGAGGAATCTCTGCcaagaaaatgaatattttatcagGCTTTTGGCTTTGATTGAAATGCGATACTGCATCGCATTGTGCAGAAACACCGCTCCGTGCTTTTCTCCCGGTCCTGTAAAAAATTAATTGGTCGTAAGATCAAGGGGTTGACATGGCTCTTTGGCTCTGCTGGAATTTTAGTCGGTGTCTGGTGCACCTGGTGCCGCGTGGCTGCGAGCTCCAGGTTGCAGAGCGGCAACCTGCAATGGAAGGGATCGCTTCTGATCAATAGTCTCATGTCCCCACATGCTAAGAAGGGAGGGGTTTTTTGACAGCC encodes the following:
- the zdhhc22 gene encoding palmitoyltransferase ZDHHC22; translation: MHIRMLKLRLLNAIAPAYFYSATAITFALHFYLFLPTIFPSHGRGFSSTTVLHSIIFLYLMLNALGNYTMTIRHPAESPNEKIVPVCSPDCPDRVDAHYLLNGRHFCKLCKKVILRRDHHCFFTGNCIGNRNMRYFIMFCIYTSCTCLYSLVLGVAYLTVEYSISFESPLTFLTLLPLSTGYFFLGAISGLQFFLVLMLYVWLGIGLTCAGFCCQQVLLVARGQTWCQMRSGRLAESDSSWRANLSDVFGSRWALGFFLPVQTVEASHGDAAHEHE